In the Urocitellus parryii isolate mUroPar1 chromosome 1, mUroPar1.hap1, whole genome shotgun sequence genome, AACTTATAGGTTGCTAATAATaatggctggggatgaagctccgTGAACTTTCCCACTTACCTGAGGATTCCAGAGCCCTGCACACAGAAGAATCGGGTTCGTCCTCAGGACGGGCATGCCATGTGTGGTCTGTGGTCACTTGGTGAAGCAGGGGCGGGCGAGAGTGTGAAGGACACAGGCAGAGATGGGCTTGTTGGAGTCAGAGCCAGGGGCGTGGTGACTGTCAGGGAGAGGATGTGCAGCCAGGGTCAGTCCACCAGGAACTACCCAGAAGCCTGTCACCTTAGCAGTTCTCAGCCTGCCCTTGGGCACATGCGGTCAGAGCACCGTGAACTATACGTACAGGTTTTCTCTTCAGCATGGGGTcacttttgttttccaatttatacagaaaagaaaagcattgaCTAAGCACAAACAACCACTGACAGATGCtaagataatttaaaacatataatttttagtataatgatatcagaaaacattacatttaaactttctttagcaaagaagaattttctttaaagcttTATTGCCAAGCAACAAGTTATATAGCTTCCCTTTTGACTCTGTGGGTTggtactcagaaaaaaaattttaaaacacttctaAAGGGTACCTGCCACCTGGTTGGTGGCATCTTGGTGCCTGTTAACTCTCATGGTCCCGTTTCACAGGGACACACACTCAGGATTGTGGGTCAGAAACAGCGTCTAGAGACTTCTGTACCTTACATGCAAAGGTGGTGGAAATGCACAGTGTGGGCATGTTTTATGAGCTGAGCTGAACTATTTTTACACATTTAGGTACtctaaataattgaaaatgttCTCTTTGCTTGTTTAATGCTGTTTTAACCGGCTTCTTAAATGTGTGCATTTTCACCCTATATTATCTTCACAAAATCCAACGGCTTACCATTCAACGTCCAGAATTGAACACTCAATTTTCCTACCTTTCCTGGTCCACAGGTGTCTTCAGCAATACCAAATTTCAGGAATAAAGCCAGGTGACCAGAGAACTAAAAGCACATCAGTTAACCCAAGCCACTCCTCAGCTCTACGTGAGGCTCCTGTTCAAAGTCGCACTGTAGTTTATAGTGTCCCCACCTCCCCTATGACGACAGTGCAGACCCAGGTGGGAATACCTGCACAAGTCCCAGTTACTAATGCAGTCGTGGGCACTCACAGCTGAGCAATTTCACATAGGTGTGAAAATGGACCTGAACTGTGGAGCGGTGATGAAGGGCTTGTTTTAATTGCCTAgagtgagagaaaacaaaactttccCCTCTGATTGTATGATCAGacaaaagtgaagaagaaattgATGTTTTCACAATAGTTTGCTGTAATCAGAGTAATCATTCCTGTAAAATATTTCACTGCCAAATTGGTATATATTTCATTCATGTCAGATAGGGTGAACTTTAATACAATCTTATGCACaaacatttacttttatgttgTTAAGATTATTTACCATAAGCATGGAAAACTGTTGTTAGACACAAAGTGGTTGGAATTTCAAATTGATTTAAGTCTGTAATCAATAAATCAATTTTCTTATAGTATACTgattagaaattaaaagaatccATATGAATAAATTTTGTATTCACATGTATACAGGTAAATgcatagaaaaatcaatatattatagTTAGTAAGTCCAGGTAAAGGAAATATAGGTGTTTGctgtatcatttcattttttaatataactttgaaacttttcaaaatacagtCCTatcaaaaaatcaaacacaaacatgaaaataatacagGGAAAAATCTGTCTTGCGTTCCACCTACATGTCCACATCCTTACTAACTAAACTGCTGACTAGTGTGAAAAGAGCCCACTCTGAGCTCTATGCCatgggtggggtgtgtgtgtgtgtgtgtgtgtgtgtgtgtgtgtgtgtagagacatatacacatgtattttatCCCACATGCTTTCCTTCACTGAATAGTCAAATCTCAGTTTTAATATTGGTCAGGAACTGGAAAATAATGAACTGTtctgaattataaattatattctgaATAACCTAGCCAAATTCTTAGCGACAGAAGATGGAGCAGAGGTTGGTGAAGGCCTGTGGAGGGAGGAATCAAAAGTTGTTGAGAGTTTGGGCTTTCTGTCTTGCAAACTGAAGAGTGTTTGCACTTCCCAGTGTGCATAATGCTAGTGATCTTTAGACTTAAAACTGACAAAgacagaatgttttattttaatcataattcaaaaattaaattgaaaacacAATCCACATAGTggaaaaaatttgcaaaataccTGGCTGATAAGGGAGTGGCAATTAAGGTACACGGAAATTCTCATAACTTATAACTCAAAATGCCCAGCTAAAAGTAGGCAAAGATCTGAATGGGCGTTTTTCAAAGGAAGGTTTACAAATAGttaaaagcacatgaaaagatgctgcACTTGATTTACAGAGGACTGCAAATAGAAACCAGGATGAGGTGTCCCTCCACACCCAGGAGAATGGTGAGAATCAAGTGAGATGACAGAAGCTCTGGcaagatgtggagaaactggaaccacACCCTGCCTCTCACAGTGACCTCAAATAGCTCCTCCATTTGGGAAAACAATGTAGCAGTTTCTCAAATGATTAAATGTAGAGTTATCATGAAAGAAACTCAAGAAGTCCACTAGTAGTGAGGAATCCCACTCCcaagaggaggggaaagaggtCCACACAAAGATCCATACGTGAGTGTGTATGTACAGCAATGTCATTCACAGTGCTGACGACTGGAAAGCAGGCAAGTGTCAGCAGTAGATCAGTGGATAAACGAGTACCCTACACACACGCAATGGAGTAATGCTTGCAAGCTACACCTCTGATGAGGTATCACGAACCCATTCCTAAGAAAGAAATAATCCCACAAATGGGCTAAGGCCTGGCCAGCCATTTCTGAAATGAGACACTCAAATGGCCGACAGATGCACAAGAAAGAGAAGCTCACCACCACTGACAACGTCGGCTGCAAATCGAATCCCCCGGACACTCCCTCACTCAGGGCAAAACTGCTGACACCAGGAGGAAAGAGCTTCCATGTGCTCAGAggtgagcgcttgcctagcacaagagaggccctgggctccatccccagcactttgaACAAACAGAGAGACCATATGTGTCCTCAAGTGGAAGAAGGAGCCTGTTGGTGTCCTCAAGTGGAAGAAGGTCCTGTTGGTGAGAAGACACCTTAAGACAGTCGTAATGGAAAACAGCACAGAAGTTCCTCAGGAAGCCTCAGCCAGGAGCACACAAGGTCCAGTAACCCCACTCCTGTGGGAGCCGGAAGGAGCTGAAATCAGTCTGGGAGGGGACGTCTGCCCTCCGCGCTCACCTCAGTGTGTTCACGACAGAGAAGGTACAGATGAACCTCGGCCTCCACCATCCAATGAACACGTGGACCTGAAGTGTAAACACACAGTGGAGAACCTCCAGCCTCAAAAATCAGGAAATCTGTTACGACAGCATAGTGACCCTGGAGGACACCATGCTGACCGAGgcaaaccaggcacagaaaggccAAGCTGTAGATTCTGCTATGTGGAATCTGGAAGCATCAGATCCCAGGAGAGGGTAGGACAGGAGACGGAGGGTGCCATGTGATGTGACATCCAGACATTTTAGGCAAGGTTTGCAAACACTCAgatgcacaaaacttaacaccACACCATCATGAGACTGGACGAACAAGCCATCCTGTAACTAGTTAACTCCCCAGGAGAGTTTTATGCAAAATGCATTGTATCCAAGaaccaaaattagtagaagagagagaaactattattttcttctgaaaatatctttattaatttttgcctTAGGACAATACCATGAATTCTTGTATATTTCCCTTGCTCATTCTGCTATTCTGGGCTGGTTTGGctgaatgataagaaaaatattgctTTGCACTTATACCCAATTCAAAAGGGAAGGACTATTTTAATCATACTTTTATAGAATTGCTAGCATTCTTCATTGATCCTATGCCAACATGCAACAATTATGATTTCTAAAAGAATGGTTGCAATTTGGAAACTGAGTGTGTTCACGATTAATgaactttctgtgttctgttttaAGTTTATTTAGCTTTTGAAACAACCCATGcagaataaagagaataaattaattttatagccAGACATGAATTGGAAAATTTATTGAATCTCTTTTGATATACAAAACATTTTTAGCACTTCCCTTTTTTAAGTGTCACACACAAagtgtttctaaaaatattaggAATTTAATGACTCTCAGTGGTATGGCCACGGAATCCTTGCCAGTTAGTAGCTGGAGGAAACTCCGCCTCCTTGGAGGTTGAGACAGGTCTCCAGAGGTCAGCAGAAGCATGACCCTGGCTGTTCTTATTAAAGACCTGGTGTCCCTATACATCATTCAGCAGCAGGGCTGTCCTCGGGATCTGCGCATGAGTCTCACTGAGAAGCAGCTTCTATATTTCACTCCCTGACCTCATCCCTCTCCTTAAATTATGCAAAAGCAATATTTCTGCAAGGGAAGTCAGCTACGTGGTCCTGGTTCACAGGTAAGCTTGTGCCTGTCATTTGTGCACTTCTCTTGGCAAGTAAATGACAGAAATAGCTTGGTAGATTCCAAAATCTAAAGCATACTTAAATTTTTCCACTTCACAGATGTGTGTGAGTTCACAAAATAGAGTTTTagatttctgtgtttattttaggcaactagttctctctctctctctctctctctctctctctctctctctctctctctctctctttctctctctctctttgtatcagagattgaactcaggggtgctagGGCCTCTtttagttgctaaggctgaccttgaacttgccatcctcctgcctcaccctccgaGCCActagcattacaggcatgcacctctgtgcctggcagAGGCAACAAGTTCTTAGAATGCTACCTGAAGGCCTTGTATGTGCACTGTCCAGGCCAAGGGGCCTAAGCCAAAGTGATTGAAAAATTCCCTTGGAACAGAGCAGCAGGTCCCATGAAGGAAAAGTTTCCTGAGCTTGATTCAGAAGGTCAACCAGGAAATCTACATGCAGAAGAAAGTTATGATGCCATTTCATGGAGGTCTAGTCATACAAGCAAAAGTAgtgtttaaaatggcaaaaaaaaagatattattctGAGGTACCTAGTGTGCTATTATGatgaatgatttttataaagGCTGGATTTATGAGGCATTAACAGGATAATGCAGGTCATTTATATATCCTGTTGTGTTCAAGTGTTAACAGTGGTGGGGAATTAGCAACCCGGTGTATTCTATTgcccttattttaaaactgtgaacCAAGTAATTTCCAAGTATCACTGCACACATGCAGGGGAGTGGGCACCCTGAACTTTCTGTACTGCGCAGTAGTCATGAGGCCATGTAGGTGCACCTTGAAGGGTAGAATGTGAGGTGAGGTTAGCATGGGCAAATGTGAGCATTCACCTGGACCAAAGAGACAGCAGACAATCTGAAGAACCAAGAGCATGACAAGACTTCTACTGGCCCCTGCTAGGGTGTCACCTGGTGAAGGACACTGAGAACAGAGTGTGGTTTGCAGCTGCGACCTACGGGGCAGTCAGTATCCACCTGGTCTCCCTCAGATCCACTCACCTCCAGGGGAAGCTCAGATCCACCCGCTGAGCTGGCTATGGAACCGCTTTCCAGAGCAGCCAGCCACCGCTCAGGGGTTCAGGGCATGCTCAAGGCAGAGGGTGACCCAGCAGCTTTTGAGAATTTCTGAGATATAACCCCTCAGATGGAGGGAAGGGGGATCCTAATCATGCCCCGCctcagggtgagggttagaaagCCGTTCTACACCACAGAGTAGATGTATCAACAAGTGGAAGGGGCATGGGACTGGGTTTCATTTTGAATACTTCATGTGCTTGGTACTCTCATCCTAGGAGGATTAGAAAGAGTAGGGTATCAGTAGATTCGGGGAAGAAAATCCAGGCAGAAATAGAGCATTCACCTGACCTCAATGTCTTACTCCACCCACCTAGGTTGTGTGTCTTCGGCTGTGGCATCCTCTCCTTGGACTGTGGCTCTGGGGACAGCTCACTAGCAGCCATGGACAACGTCACCTCCTTCACCTACTTCCTCCTGGTGGGCGTCTCCAGCTCCCAGGAGCTCCAGGTTTTGCAAGGTCTGCTATTCCTGGTGATCTATCTGGGAGCCTTGACGGGGAATCTTATCACCGTTGCTCTTATTGTGACAGACACACGCCTTCACGCTCCGATGTACTTCTTCATAAGCAATCTGTCCCTCTTAGACCTTGGCAGCATCTCGGTGATTGTTCCCAAATCCATTGTTAATTCCTTGACAGGCCGTCGGACCATCTCACTGCAGGAATGTGCTGCACAGATCTTCTTTTACATACTTTTTGCCACTGTAGAGTTTGCACTCCTTGTGGTCATGTCCTATGACCGATACATTGCCATCTGCCACCCTCTGCACTACGGGCTGGTGGTCAGGCCGCGCACGTGCATTCAGGCTGCGGGTGGCTCCAGGGCCTGCGGGCTCATCTACTCTGCCATCCACACGGGCTCCATGTTCAGGCTTCCCTTTACAAAGACCAACCTGATCCACCAGTATTTCTGTGATATGCCTCAGATTTTGAGGCTCTCATCTCCCGGCGTCCAGTTCTCTGAGTTCGTCATCATTGCCGCAAGTGTTGGCCTCGTGGTGGTGTGTGTCGTCTTTGTCTTGATGTCATATATCAACATATTCTCAACCGTGCTCAAGATCTGTTTGGCGGGAGCCCGCAGCAAAGCCTTATCCACCTGTGTCCCACAGCTGGCGATTCTCCTCCTGTTTGTGATTTCTGGGTCAGTGGCTGTCTTAGGGCCTGTGGCAACGGAAGGATCCCTTAAAAATCTGCTGACAGCCATGTTCTACACCATGGTCCCCCCCTTCACAAACCCCATCCTCTACAGTCTGAGAAACAGGGAGATTAATGCCGCTCTCCGTAGAATGTTCAACAGGCATACCGAGTTCCCAATCAAAGATTTTCTTAGCTAACAACAAATATCAATTTATCTCTAGAAAGCAGTCTGACTTATGTTTGATTCTCATCAGTTGTGTTATACGTTTGCTGTTTACACTTGTGATGGTGAACTACACAGTTAGGTCTTCATTTTCTTGCTCAACACTATATTGTAAGTGCAGCTTCCTGAAACACTGAGGCCCGAGGCCAGGCCTTGTGAATGCCCACGTGAGCAGGTACATGTGCTTTTCAGAGAACCCTGGGCACTGGGTATTGCCACCCTGGAAGAGCATGTAAGAGGCTGGGTGGGGAACTCCCACCGTTCGCCCTTACACTGAGGCTGGAGCAGAGATAAGTGACTAGAGCAAGTGACGGTGGTAGGTCGACAGAGTGCCAGAAAAATGGATGGCGATGGTTGATCCAAAAGGGCACACTTGCTAACTCCCAGCTTGGTTTTGGTTTCTGATTGTCAGATAGTTCATATAAAGTCACCCTGATCCTGCTCTGACTCAAGGTAATGGGATGTCTGGCAATCGGTGCCAAGGTGCCTTGTTCTCAGGGTGGAGGAGCATTGGTCAGGATAATAACACAGACCTCCCTGGCCGGAGACTACAGAAGCCAACACCCTCCAGGGCTGGGTAGCTCGTCCAGTTAGGACCCGTGTGCACAGGCCAAGATGGCCCAAGGGTGCCTCTAGGTCCTCAGCATGTCACAGACTCTCACTGTGACTGTGAATCTTCTCCAAACCTGGGCTTTGCT is a window encoding:
- the LOC144257203 gene encoding olfactory receptor 14I1-like yields the protein MDNVTSFTYFLLVGVSSSQELQVLQGLLFLVIYLGALTGNLITVALIVTDTRLHAPMYFFISNLSLLDLGSISVIVPKSIVNSLTGRRTISLQECAAQIFFYILFATVEFALLVVMSYDRYIAICHPLHYGLVVRPRTCIQAAGGSRACGLIYSAIHTGSMFRLPFTKTNLIHQYFCDMPQILRLSSPGVQFSEFVIIAASVGLVVVCVVFVLMSYINIFSTVLKICLAGARSKALSTCVPQLAILLLFVISGSVAVLGPVATEGSLKNLLTAMFYTMVPPFTNPILYSLRNREINAALRRMFNRHTEFPIKDFLS